The following is a genomic window from Anopheles aquasalis chromosome 3, idAnoAquaMG_Q_19, whole genome shotgun sequence.
GGTGGTCGGTACGCCATCCGCCACGACAACGAGTACTACCAAGGCGGAGGCGGAGGCGGCAACGGTTGCCGCCCTGGCCTCGATGATGGAACCAccggccagcatcatcatgaaggcggcagcggcagcagcggcggccgcagcagccgcagcagctgccggtTCCGTCACCCCCAAGGACGAACCGGACTGTGGCGAGATGAACGAACGCGTCGCGTCCTCCGTGGACTCCAGCATGGACAGCAGCGCCCTGGCCAGCTGCCTCTCGAGCACGATCTCCCATTCCCTGCGGcacaatggcggtggcggtgataaCATGAGCGGCTGCGACGATAATCTGTCGGACAATTCGGAATCGACCACAACCACCTCGACGACCAGTGCGGCCGCCCAGCTGCTGGAGAACCTGAAGCACAACCTGAGCCACcacaatcacaacaacaacaacaacagcgctatcaacaacaacaacaacaacaattcgaTGCAcgtgaacaacaacaacaacaacaatggcaacgGTAACCGGAAGCTGTTCGAGTGTGACGTGTGCAACATGAAGTTTAGCAACGGAGCGAACATGCGGCGGCACAAGATGCGCCACACGGGCGTGAAACCGTACGAGTGCCGGGTCTGCCAGAAGCGCTTCTTCCGGAAGGACCATCTGGCGGAGCATTTTACGACGCACACGAAAACCCTCCCATACCACTGTCCGATCTGTAACCGTGGGTTTCAGCGACAGATCGCGATGCGGGCACACTTCCAGAACGAGCACGTCGGTCAGCACGATCTGGTGAAGACGTGCCCACTGTGTAGCTACCGGGCGGGGACAATGAAATCGCTGCGAGTGCACTTCTTCAATCGGCACGGTATCGATCTGGATAATCCGGGTCCGGGTACACCGTCCTCGCTGTTGCTCGCACTCGATCAGCACAATCCGGCGAATCTGTTGCCGGCGGCCCTGGCTGCCATGAATGCGGCCAATGCGGCCTACGGGGATGGAGGTACGgcagctgcggcggctgccgctgctgcagcggaTTCGTTGCAGCGCTCCCTGGACAATGGTACCCCGCCGATGCACTTCCTGACGCCGCACGTCGAGATCTCGATGGGCGATaccggggatgatgatgatgataacagCCTGCCACTGAACTGTAGCCGGGATGGAGCGCTCCAGCACGAACCACAATCGTCGCAGGTCatgcacggtggcggtggcggtggcggtggcggtggtcgatCACTGAATGGCACACCGATGCCActgtccagcaccaccaacaatggGCCGAGTCCGAGCAGCAATGGTGGTAATGATCGCAGCACACCGACCACCTCGACCTCCTCCGCCACGATCTCGTCCGGGCTGGACATACAGGCGATCGTGAGGCCACCGAATGGCGCCACGCCAACGCTGGTCGCTTCGTCCGGCTCACCGTCCGGGTCACCGCACTCGGCCGACTCCAATGCACCCTCCAGCtcccactcgtcgtcgtcatcggccgcgtcgtcgtcctcgtcgtcgaccaacaacaacaccaccaccaccaccacgatgcttCCGACACTAGTACAAAGCTCAAGGCACCTTATTTTTGATAACCCTATTACACCATCGATAAGCTTAATACCGATCAAACAGGTAAGTATCCTGTGGGGTGGGGGGCACTATTTGATCTCTCGTGAGCTCGCTAGTGACGCTCGCCGGTGCTTTTCACAGGAACCAACGACACATGATGAGTACAACGATACCAAACCCCGGAGCAATAGTAGCGCCGAACTGGctaatcaccaccatcaccaccaccaccaccaccacaacagcatcagcaactcGAGCGACAGTGTCGCTCCTTCTTCATCCAGTTTGACTTCGTTGATCAAGGCAAGAGCCATCGGCCGTGGCGAAGGAATCGATCGACAAATGAGTAACATCATCACTCCTCTGTCTTGTTGTAGGTATCACCGTTAAAGTCATTGCTACGCGAGGACCTGAAACGCCGGATCTCGGCACGGGCAACGACCCGGGCAACGCGGAATGGGCTAATGGCGGCGGCTGCCAGTAGTTCGCCCATACCGGCCACCAGCCCTATTCCGAACAGTTCGAACGCACTCGGTGCTAATCCGGAGGGAGGCAATGGCGGTGGTAATAATAATGGTAGCAGCAATggttcgagcagcagctccagtagcagctccagcagtagctccagcagtggcagcagcaacagtaatgGCAGcgcggccaccgccatcgttgGCGTCGCAACTACCTCAAACGGTACCATCACCTCCACCGGCCAGGAAACggacctgctgctgtcgctgacGGTGAAATCGAAGCGCCACCTGCAGTGTCTGTTCTGTGGTATCGAGTTCCCGGACCAGACCCTTTACTTCCTGCACAAGGGTTGCCACAGCGAGAGCAACCCGTGGAAGTGTAACATCTGTGGCGAGCAGATGAACAACGTGTACGAGTTCAACTCGCATCTGCTCAGCAAAAGCCATCAATGATGTTAGGCgagggaaagggaaacacTTCACTGGTgacgtttctctttttctgaTCGCTAATTaaaacccaccaccaaccctttagtaggaggaggagtagcaacagcagcagcaaccgtcaccacacacaaacaccgacgCAGCTTTATGTGCGCTTCATCTGATCGattccagcaacaacagctacaCGGCAAGGCATATGAGGTTCACCTTCAAGGTTTCAACGCATTAGCAAAAGCAATTTAGTACATTTAGTACCAGAACCAAATACCGAGCCGTGGAGACACCTTAAGCTGGCGCTTTCCTGGCGCTCCTGGTTGCATTCGCATGGCCAGATCGGGTGGCCATCTTACTATGCTGACACGACAGAGTCCGTCCAGTAGACTACTttaacagacacacaccagcaccggtagagcgagagagggcaGAGCTCTCGAATGCGTGTCACACAACCAGGAGTCAgttagagagagcgagggcaTCTACTACTAGTCGCAGTAGTAATAGCGGTGGTAGTACTGGTATTAGAACCAGTAGTGGTAGTACAGCTAGTAGTAGTTACAGCTTCTACTGCAGGATGCTCGATTGCAGTGAAAAGCGCGTATTTTGCGTGGATTGTGTGTGGTGGTAGATAGCAGTTCCATGTCGGTCGGAGACCGGATCATACTGTATAATAGAAAACACAGAGCCAACAGCCAAAGCAAGAGATTCGATGATCGGACgatctggtgttgctgctgctggtgctgctgctgatgtcctCGTCTGTGCATACCCTTCGCCACTCTACGTTCCAGCACGCTAGTGTGAAGCCGTACGACATTGCAGTTGGTTTTGCTGGGCTTCGACGTGCGGTGAATCCTGTCCATCTTTTACGATCCCGCAACCACACCAGTCCCACGTACCGTATGGCaatggtgaaggtggtgaagtTCAGCAACACCAGTGAGCCAACTGCAGTGGTTTGGTTAGGATCTCTCACAAACTCTCTCCCCGGAAAGGAACCTCCCGTGCCCGTGAGCTGGTTCGTGTCTATCCGGCAGCCACAGCTCGATCTCTTACTCGTGACAACGTAAAGTACAGTGTGTTAGTACTGTTTTTTTCACATTCAAAATGTTACTCAGTATTAATACGGCAAATCCGAtcgcccaaccaaccaacccgtcCAGGATGGTCAATACTACCGACCGATGGGACACGATCCTTCTTTGCCCTTCATCGTAAGCTCGAGCTGTGCGCTGTGAGAAGGGGTAGGCTGCGACCAGAACACCGTGGTGCCAGTTTCCATTCTGATCCCCCCATTTGCGTACGTAGTAGGCTTCACAGCTAGCGTGCTGCCAACGGCAAAAAACAACCGCTCTCCCACGGTTGTGGAGTGGAGTAGTAGGGTGGCAACATACTTTTAACGTAGCAACCTAGGCCAtccatggaggcgcctaggAAGCGTTCGGTTGTATAAAGTTAGAAGCAAGTTGACGAGTTGTGCGCTCTTTAGATCGCCTGGAGGAGACTCGCGCGATTGTTTAGTGTTTAAGGCCTTTTGtacagtttcttttttgtttgttttgcttgttttgtttattattttgtttcgGTAGTGTATTATATGTTTATTTGcctcgtttgtttgcttgttttgtgcTGTTGTTAGGCATCGTTTTAGAATTTGATTTACGGGGCGATACGGCTCGCCCTGCGCTAACTTGAGTTctacatttcattttctctcctcTCATTATTCTATTACGTTAAACATGAGCCAAGCCACTGCCAAGCAGTTTGTGttctttcttcccccccccccgccctcctcCCCATTTTCCCCATTTGTTGATCTGGTCGTCCAGCGGTACCTCATAAGAATTGTCGCAGAGCAAGTGATTTCTGTCTCTTTGGAAAACCAAACTTAAGATAATGaaagtgtgcgcgtgtgtgtgcagtgtgtacgagtgtgtctgtgtgtgggtgtgtgttcaTAGTTTAATcacgatttttgttttgttttttcccacGATACACAATTACCTTATCCGGTTAACAGGTTCTTTGGATTTACCGAGAAAGAGACGAGAGCGtattggttggttttgtttgttttgctttttcggtttttgtttttttggtttcatttcaatAACTATTCTTTGGAAAGCTTAAGTTTCGATTAATCCACAATTTGGTCAGTGTTACAAACAGAGAAAAGTTTGTGGAAAAAAGTTAAATATAACAAAAGGGACAAACAAAGGATGTAACTGAATTGTGCAAACATGCTAATGCTGAACTAGTGAGGTGAACGTAGAGAAGCtaaaaaaagagtaaaaagaagaagatgaagaacaaaacgaaatttattatatttatacacactcttgttgttgttaatgATTACCTTGATATGGGTTAGGGGGAACTGAGTAGGGAATGGCACTAAGGATGAGCCCATCGCGATCCTGCAAATAGTGCAGTGATCTAGTGCTACCACTAGGGGTCCACTAGAAGTGTGTCCCTCTAATAGCATAGCGGAGCAAGCTGCGATTACGCTGTACAAGATGGTGGAAGCGCGCCTGCTAATTGCTTGA
Proteins encoded in this region:
- the LOC126578690 gene encoding LOW QUALITY PROTEIN: ikaros family zinc finger protein-like (The sequence of the model RefSeq protein was modified relative to this genomic sequence to represent the inferred CDS: inserted 1 base in 1 codon; substituted 1 base at 1 genomic stop codon), yielding MSTGEPDSAGSSSHGLRRRTAHGLVKRTAASAAQVVGTPSATTTSTTKAEAEAATVAALASMMEPPASIIMKAAAAAAAAAAAAAAAGSVTPKDEPDCGEMNERVASSVDSSMDSSALASCLSSTISHSLRHNGGGGDNMSGCDDNLSDNSESTTTTSTTSAAAQLLENLKHNLSHHNHNNNNNSAINNNNNNNSMHVNNNNNNNGNGNRKLFECDVCNMKFSNGANMRRHKMRHTGVKPYECRVCQKRFFRKDHLAEHFTTHTKTLPYHCPICNRGFQRQIAMRAHFQNEHVGQHDLVKTCPLCSYRAGTMKSLRVHFFNRHGIDLDNPGPGTPSSLLLALDQHNPANLLPAALAAMNAANAAYGDGGTAAAAAAAAAADSLQRSLDNGTPPMHFLTPHVEISMGDTGDDDDDNSLPLNCSRDGALQHEPQSSQVMHGGGGGGGGGGRSLNGTPMPLSSTTNNGPSPSSNGGNDRSTPTTSTSSATISSGLDIQAIVRPPNGATPTLVASSGSPSGSPHSADSNAPSSSHSSSSSAASSSSSSTNNNTTTTTTMLPTLVQSSRHLIFDNPITPSISLIPIKQEPTTHDEYNDTKPRSNSSAELANHHHHHHHHHHNSISNSSDSVAPSSSSLTSLIKARAIGRGEGIDRQMSNIITPLSXLXVSPLKSLLREDLKRRISARATTRATRNGLMAAAASSSPIPATSPIPNSSNALGANPEGGNGGGNNNGSSNGSSSSSSSSSSSSSSSGSSNSNGSAATAIVGVATTSNGTITSTGQETDLLLSLTVKSKRHLQCLFCGIEFPDQTLYFLHKGCHSESNPWKCNICGEQMNNVYEFNSHLLSKSHQ